One region of Triticum aestivum cultivar Chinese Spring chromosome 6B, IWGSC CS RefSeq v2.1, whole genome shotgun sequence genomic DNA includes:
- the LOC123139887 gene encoding probable protein S-acyltransferase 15, whose product MARRRGVAAAVAAAATSPALVAAVSLMALVYYYTVFVLLDHWLGLGTTAGAAHAAAFSLLLAACFFSFLCAAAADPGSVPSAFSPDAEDPQGQGLKSRYCDKCCIHKPARTHHCKVCKRCILKMDHHCVWINNCVGYTNYKAFIICVLNATIGSLYSSVIFVCDLLRTEHDFGIHYVKIIHILAGVVLFSLCLTIGSLLCWHIYLICHNMTTIEYREAVRAKWLAKKSGQKYRHRFDQGTRKNIQMIMGPNVFCWLCPTATGHLKDGTEFQNTNN is encoded by the exons ATGGCGCGCAGGAGGGGCGTtgccgcggcggtggcggcggccgcgaCCTCCCCGGCCCTCGTGGCGGCCGTCTCCTTGATGGCGCTGGTGTACTACTACACGGTGTTCGTCTTGCTGGACCACTGGCTCGGCCTCGGCACGACGGCCGGCGCCGCCCACGCGGccgccttctccctcctcctcgccgcctgcttcttctccttcctctgcgccGCGGCCGCCGATCCCGGATCCGTGCCCTCTGCCTTCTCCCCCGACGCCGAGGACCCGCAGGGACAG ggactgaaatcaaggTATTGTGACAAGTGTTGCATCCACAAGCCTGCCCGAACCCACCATTGTAAGGTCTGCAAAAGGTGTATTCTGAAAATG GATCACCACTGTGTCTGGATTAACAACTGTGTGGGCTATACAAATTACAAAGCCTTTATCATCTGTGTCCTGAATGCAACCATTGGGTCCCTTTATTCGTCG GTGATATTTGTATGCGATCTTCTACGAACAGAGCACGACTTTGGTATTCATTATGTGAAGATCATCCAT ATCTTGGCTGGTGTTGTCTTATTCTCCTTGTGCTTGACAATAGGTTCTTTGTTATGCTGGCACATCTATCTCATATGTCATAACATGACAACCATAGAG TATCGAGAGGCAGTTAGAGCGAAGTGGCTTGCAAAAAAGAGTGGACAGAAGTACCGCCATCGGTTTGATCAAGGCACGAGGAAGAATATTCAAATG ATCATGGGCCCAAATGTTTTCTGCTGGCTTTGCCCCACCGCGACAGGACATCTTAAGGATGGCACCGAGTTCCAGAATACGAACAACTGA